The Brachybacterium huguangmaarense genome contains a region encoding:
- the treY gene encoding malto-oligosyltrehalose synthase: MTGGPVPTSTYRLQLHADFTFDDAARLVPYLARLGVGHVFCSPVLQAAPGSTHGYDVVDHARISDECGGEDGLRRLSEAAHAHGMGLIVDVVPNHMAIPTPIWHNHALWDVLRNGPASPYVSWFDLDATTERGILVPVLGRPIGQVLADGEIGLDEIEIPGPDGTSHTERVVRYFDHVLPVAEGTESHGIADLLERQWYRLAYWKVADDELNYRRFFDVDTLAAVRVEDPAVFEATHRLLLSLHEQGVIDGFRIDHPDGLADPRGYLAELAAASGGAWTVVEKILEGDEQLPSDFACAGTTGYDALRRVGGLFHDARGTLELTHLWQHSTGDLRPFKEIAADSTRLVVTTSLWAEIERLTALVHRICAEDIRLRDTTRRHIQRAIVALLESMDRYRAYIVPGEHAPRAQREVIVHAADRARLALGDDADAGAALDIVVALACGDEVGSAGRTDTPDRGEFIVRFAQTCGPIHAKGLEDTAFYRYNRFIAVNEVGSDPDRIGVEPDDLHDHCQRMLRTFPDSMTTLSTHDTKRSEDVRARLAVLTELPAEWSQTVTALREATLAGRSDRVDGATALLLWQTLAGTWELPGSPTARITYERLEGYLTKAMREAKVHTTWTEPDAEYEAGVLQLAADALASEKVAEILEDWTRRTAPAQRAAILGQKLVQLLMPGVPDVYQGNETTDFSLVDPDNRRAVDHAAHAERLARMTDGARPDGVADEKLWLTHRALTLRSERPDLFRGRGTTYQAVATTSGHAVAFARGHEDAPAEVVAVATRLASGLAQRGGWGEASIVLPEGTWTDRLTGREVPGGPVQLAELLTDLPVALLTKETR; this comes from the coding sequence ACGACGCGGCGCGTCTCGTGCCGTACCTCGCGCGCCTCGGCGTGGGGCACGTGTTCTGCTCCCCCGTGCTGCAGGCGGCGCCCGGCTCGACGCACGGCTACGACGTCGTCGACCATGCGCGGATCAGCGACGAGTGCGGCGGCGAGGACGGCCTGCGCCGCCTGTCCGAGGCGGCCCACGCGCACGGCATGGGCCTGATCGTCGACGTGGTGCCCAACCACATGGCGATCCCGACCCCGATCTGGCACAACCACGCCCTGTGGGACGTGCTGCGCAACGGTCCCGCCTCGCCGTACGTGTCCTGGTTCGACCTCGACGCGACCACCGAGCGCGGCATCCTGGTGCCCGTGCTGGGTCGCCCGATCGGCCAGGTGCTGGCCGATGGCGAGATCGGACTCGACGAGATCGAGATCCCCGGGCCCGACGGCACCTCGCACACCGAGCGCGTGGTGCGCTACTTCGACCACGTCCTGCCTGTCGCCGAGGGCACCGAGTCCCACGGCATCGCCGACCTGCTCGAGCGCCAGTGGTACCGCCTGGCCTACTGGAAGGTCGCCGACGACGAGCTGAACTATCGGCGGTTCTTCGACGTCGACACGCTCGCCGCGGTTCGCGTCGAGGACCCCGCCGTGTTCGAGGCCACCCACCGCCTGCTGCTGTCGCTGCACGAGCAGGGCGTGATCGACGGCTTCCGGATCGACCATCCGGACGGGCTCGCCGACCCCCGCGGCTACCTCGCCGAGCTCGCCGCCGCCTCCGGCGGCGCGTGGACCGTGGTCGAGAAGATCCTCGAGGGCGACGAGCAGCTGCCGAGCGACTTCGCGTGCGCCGGCACCACCGGCTACGACGCCCTGCGCCGCGTGGGCGGCCTGTTCCACGACGCCCGCGGCACCCTCGAGCTCACCCACCTGTGGCAGCACAGCACCGGCGACCTGCGCCCCTTCAAGGAGATCGCGGCCGACTCGACCCGGCTCGTCGTGACCACGAGCCTGTGGGCCGAGATCGAGCGGCTGACCGCGCTCGTGCATCGCATCTGCGCGGAGGACATCCGCCTGCGCGACACCACCCGACGCCACATCCAGCGCGCGATCGTCGCGCTCCTGGAGTCGATGGACCGCTACCGCGCCTACATCGTGCCCGGCGAGCACGCCCCGCGCGCCCAGCGCGAGGTGATCGTGCACGCGGCCGACCGTGCGCGCCTCGCGCTCGGCGACGACGCCGACGCCGGAGCGGCGCTCGACATCGTCGTGGCTCTCGCGTGCGGCGACGAGGTGGGCAGCGCCGGCCGCACCGACACGCCCGACCGCGGCGAGTTCATCGTGCGCTTCGCGCAGACGTGCGGCCCCATCCACGCCAAGGGGCTCGAGGACACCGCGTTCTACCGCTACAACCGCTTCATCGCGGTCAACGAGGTGGGCTCGGACCCCGACCGCATCGGCGTCGAGCCCGACGACCTGCACGACCACTGCCAGCGCATGCTGCGCACCTTCCCCGACTCGATGACCACGCTGTCGACGCACGACACCAAGCGCAGCGAGGACGTCCGGGCCCGCCTGGCCGTGCTCACCGAGCTGCCGGCCGAGTGGTCCCAGACCGTGACCGCCCTGCGCGAGGCGACGCTCGCCGGACGCAGCGACCGGGTGGACGGCGCGACCGCCCTGCTGCTGTGGCAGACGCTCGCCGGGACGTGGGAGCTGCCGGGCTCCCCGACCGCGCGCATCACCTACGAGCGGCTCGAGGGCTACCTCACCAAGGCGATGCGCGAGGCCAAGGTCCACACCACCTGGACCGAGCCCGACGCGGAGTACGAGGCCGGCGTCCTGCAGCTCGCGGCCGACGCCCTCGCCTCCGAGAAGGTCGCCGAGATCCTCGAGGACTGGACCCGCCGCACCGCCCCCGCCCAGCGGGCGGCGATCCTCGGCCAGAAGCTCGTCCAGCTCCTCATGCCGGGCGTGCCCGACGTGTACCAGGGCAACGAGACCACCGACTTCTCCCTCGTCGACCCGGACAACCGCCGTGCGGTGGACCACGCCGCCCACGCCGAGCGCCTGGCCCGCATGACCGACGGCGCCCGCCCCGACGGCGTCGCCGACGAGAAGCTGTGGCTGACCCACCGCGCTCTCACGCTGCGCTCCGAGCGCCCCGACCTGTTCCGCGGACGCGGCACGACCTACCAGGCCGTCGCCACCACCTCCGGGCACGCCGTCGCCTTCGCCCGCGGCCACGAGGACGCCCCGGCCGAGGTCGTCGCCGTCGCGACCCGCCTCGCCTCGGGGCTCGCCCAGCGCGGCGGGTGGGGCGAGGCGAGCATCGTGCTGCCCGAAGGGACCTGGACCGACCGCCTCACCGGACGCGAGGTGCCGGGCGGGCCCGTCCAGCTCGCGGAGCTGCTGACCGATCTGCCGGTGGCCCTGCTCACGAAGGAGACCCGATGA
- the treZ gene encoding malto-oligosyltrehalose trehalohydrolase, translated as MSAPVPAAPGTHDPGPRAPSRYAVWAPDADRVEIGVRAHGAETTDVLALSRGAGGWWGLADRPARPGDRYAFRLDGEGPWLPDPRSLLQPEGVHGASEVVDVAALARHEPWRGIDLRGRTLYELHVGTFTPGPDGSGGTFDSAIERLDDLVALGVDAIEVMPVAAFPGDRGWGYDGVDLYATHLAYGGPQAFARFIAAAHERGLGVVLDVVYNHLGPDGNYLGAFGPYFTDAHHTPWGSAVNLDTDGSDEVRAFLLGNARQWLLDFDLDGLRLDAVHELRDDSPRHLLAELSDAVATWSDAVGRPLTLIAESDLNDPRMVTPTARGGLGMDMQWADDVHHAVHAWVTGEREGYYGDFGSAATLAKTLTRVFEHDGGYSSFRDRTWGAPVDPDSSAYDAHSFVAFLQDHDQVGNRAAGDRIDASVSPGQHAAATALILCGATTAMLFQGEEWGASTPFAYFTDHDEELGALVTAGRTEEFAKMDWADPVPDPQAVSTFRGSMLDWDERTRGDHARLLDWYTQLLHLVRREEALRDRSLAAVEVDVLSERTVVLRRGDLAVLAHRGTERLDLETAVGPVAEVLAAFDLDTAGDRPALAGPGAVVVRRAA; from the coding sequence ATGAGCGCCCCCGTCCCCGCGGCCCCCGGCACGCACGACCCGGGCCCGCGCGCCCCGTCCCGGTACGCCGTGTGGGCACCGGACGCGGACCGGGTCGAGATCGGCGTGCGCGCCCACGGCGCGGAGACGACGGACGTGCTCGCCCTGTCCCGCGGCGCGGGCGGCTGGTGGGGCCTCGCGGACCGACCGGCCCGACCGGGCGACCGGTACGCGTTCCGTCTCGACGGCGAAGGCCCGTGGCTGCCCGACCCGCGCTCGCTCCTGCAGCCCGAGGGCGTGCACGGCGCGAGCGAGGTCGTCGACGTCGCCGCGCTCGCCCGCCACGAGCCGTGGAGGGGCATCGACCTGCGCGGGCGCACGCTGTACGAGCTCCACGTCGGCACGTTCACGCCGGGGCCCGACGGCTCCGGCGGCACCTTCGACTCCGCGATCGAGCGGCTCGACGATCTCGTCGCGCTCGGCGTCGACGCGATCGAGGTGATGCCCGTGGCCGCCTTCCCGGGCGACCGCGGCTGGGGCTACGACGGCGTGGACCTGTACGCGACCCATCTCGCCTACGGGGGCCCGCAGGCCTTCGCCCGCTTCATCGCGGCCGCGCACGAGCGCGGACTCGGCGTGGTCCTCGACGTCGTCTACAACCACCTCGGGCCCGACGGCAACTACCTCGGCGCCTTCGGCCCCTACTTCACCGACGCCCACCACACCCCGTGGGGCTCGGCCGTGAACCTCGACACCGACGGCAGCGACGAGGTGCGCGCCTTCCTCCTGGGCAACGCCCGCCAGTGGCTGCTCGACTTCGACCTCGACGGCCTGCGCCTCGACGCCGTCCACGAGCTGCGCGACGACTCCCCGCGGCACCTGCTGGCCGAGCTGTCCGACGCCGTGGCCACCTGGTCGGACGCGGTCGGCCGGCCGCTGACCCTCATCGCCGAGTCCGATCTCAACGACCCGCGCATGGTGACCCCGACCGCCCGGGGCGGGCTGGGCATGGACATGCAGTGGGCCGACGACGTGCACCACGCCGTGCACGCCTGGGTCACGGGCGAGCGCGAGGGGTACTACGGCGACTTCGGCTCCGCGGCGACCCTCGCCAAGACCCTCACCCGCGTCTTCGAGCACGACGGCGGCTACTCGTCCTTCCGCGACCGCACCTGGGGCGCGCCCGTGGACCCGGACTCGAGCGCCTACGACGCGCACTCCTTCGTCGCCTTCCTCCAGGACCACGACCAGGTGGGCAACCGTGCCGCCGGGGACCGGATCGACGCGAGCGTGAGCCCCGGCCAGCACGCCGCGGCGACCGCGCTGATCCTGTGCGGCGCCACCACCGCGATGCTCTTCCAGGGCGAGGAGTGGGGCGCGAGCACCCCGTTCGCCTACTTCACCGACCACGACGAGGAGCTCGGCGCGCTCGTCACCGCGGGTCGCACCGAGGAGTTCGCGAAGATGGACTGGGCCGACCCGGTGCCCGACCCCCAGGCCGTCTCGACCTTCCGCGGCTCGATGCTCGACTGGGACGAGCGGACCCGCGGCGACCACGCCCGCCTGCTCGACTGGTACACGCAGCTCCTGCATCTCGTGCGCCGCGAGGAGGCCCTGCGCGACCGGTCGCTCGCCGCGGTCGAGGTCGACGTGCTGAGCGAGCGGACCGTCGTGCTGCGTCGCGGGGACCTCGCGGTGCTCGCCCATCGCGGCACCGAGCGCCTGGACCTCGAGACCGCCGTGGGCCCTGTCGCCGAGGTCCTCGCCGCCTTCGACCTGGACACCGCGGGCGACCGCCCCGCCCTCGCGGGGCCCGGCGCGGTCGTCGTCCGACGCGCGGCCTGA
- the zapE gene encoding cell division protein ZapE, translated as MTEALADRRPAPSLDRLVADLVPPPRFAQARLETYIPDPEHPSQGRAKERIGQFATTLGAPAPGGLLSRLRGRPKATPARGLYLDGGYGVGKTHLLTSLFHVAPGKPVYGTFVEYTNLVGAMGYRRAVSLFSDASVLCIDEFELDDVGDTLLMTRLIRELSDAGVAVVATSNTLPEALGEGRFAAQDFLREIQSMSERFEVLRIDGPDYRHRGGRIEARALSAQQVREHAETTAGATLDDFDDLLAHLKEVHPSRYGALIDDVSSVHLTGVHTIANHNDGLRFVVLVDRLYDREVPVLAAGADVSALYADELLSSGYRKKYYRSLSRLASLAGDGAALMGTAA; from the coding sequence GTGACCGAAGCGCTCGCCGACCGCCGCCCCGCCCCGTCGCTGGACCGTCTCGTGGCCGATCTCGTGCCGCCGCCGCGATTCGCGCAGGCCCGGCTCGAGACCTACATCCCCGACCCTGAGCACCCCTCCCAGGGCCGCGCCAAGGAGCGGATCGGGCAGTTCGCCACGACCCTCGGCGCCCCCGCCCCCGGGGGCCTGCTCTCGCGGCTGCGCGGCCGCCCCAAGGCGACGCCGGCGCGCGGGCTCTACCTCGACGGCGGCTACGGGGTGGGCAAGACCCACCTGCTGACCTCGCTGTTCCACGTCGCTCCCGGCAAGCCCGTGTACGGGACGTTCGTGGAGTACACGAACCTGGTCGGGGCGATGGGCTACCGCCGCGCGGTCTCGCTCTTCTCGGACGCCTCGGTGCTGTGCATCGACGAGTTCGAGCTCGACGACGTGGGCGACACCCTGCTCATGACCCGTCTGATCCGCGAGCTGTCCGATGCGGGCGTCGCGGTCGTCGCGACCTCCAACACCCTCCCGGAGGCGCTCGGGGAGGGGCGCTTCGCCGCCCAGGACTTCCTGCGCGAGATCCAGTCGATGTCCGAGCGCTTCGAGGTGCTGCGCATCGACGGGCCCGACTACCGCCACCGCGGCGGCAGGATCGAGGCCCGCGCCCTGTCCGCGCAGCAGGTGCGCGAGCACGCCGAGACGACCGCCGGCGCCACCCTCGACGACTTCGACGACCTGCTCGCGCACCTCAAGGAGGTCCATCCGTCCCGGTACGGCGCGCTCATCGACGACGTCTCCTCGGTCCACCTGACGGGGGTGCACACGATCGCCAACCACAACGACGGGCTGCGCTTCGTCGTGCTCGTCGACCGGCTGTACGACCGCGAGGTGCCCGTGCTCGCGGCGGGCGCGGACGTGTCAGCCCTCTATGCGGACGAACTCCTGTCCAGCGGCTACCGCAAGAAGTACTACCGCTCGCTGTCGCGCCTGGCCTCGCTCGCGGGCGACGGCGCGGCGCTCATGGGCACCGCCGCCTGA
- a CDS encoding dihydrofolate reductase family protein codes for MHLLQRDGRPCAPLTVGTDQDGAATLADLYAFGPGVTVRAMMNTSIDGAVAGADGTSGSLRNPDDSFVFGVLRALADVVLVGAATVRTEDYRRPLGRSDLRAPSRRPAGGAHPVLAIMSRSGELPTTVEADWPTLLVTPSAGAAGAARRSGLPASHVIVADSPADIVAALSSRGLRGIQLEGGPSALGRFAAAGALDELCLSTSHVTVGGPSPRLVDGPPHARSWSLRSLLVGEHATCSRYSRRPDERS; via the coding sequence ATGCATCTGCTGCAGCGCGACGGCCGGCCCTGCGCCCCGCTCACGGTCGGGACCGACCAGGACGGCGCCGCGACGCTCGCGGACCTCTACGCGTTCGGGCCCGGGGTCACGGTGCGCGCGATGATGAACACGAGCATCGACGGGGCGGTCGCGGGGGCCGACGGGACCAGCGGATCACTCCGCAACCCCGACGACTCCTTCGTGTTCGGCGTGCTCCGCGCCCTGGCCGACGTCGTGCTCGTGGGGGCGGCGACCGTCCGGACCGAGGACTATCGGCGGCCGCTCGGTCGCTCGGACCTGCGCGCCCCCTCCCGAAGGCCGGCGGGCGGGGCGCATCCGGTGCTCGCGATCATGTCGAGGTCCGGCGAGCTGCCCACCACGGTCGAGGCGGACTGGCCCACCCTGCTGGTCACGCCGTCGGCGGGGGCGGCCGGCGCCGCACGGCGCAGCGGCCTGCCCGCGTCCCACGTGATCGTGGCGGACTCCCCCGCCGACATCGTCGCGGCCCTGTCCTCCCGGGGACTGCGGGGCATCCAGCTCGAGGGCGGCCCCTCGGCGCTCGGACGCTTCGCGGCCGCCGGGGCGCTCGACGAGCTGTGCCTGTCGACGTCGCACGTGACGGTCGGGGGCCCGTCGCCGCGGCTCGTCGACGGGCCTCCGCACGCCCGGTCCTGGTCCCTGCGGTCGCTGCTCGTCGGCGAGCACGCGACGTGCTCGCGCTACAGCCGCAGGCCCGACGAGCGCTCCTGA
- a CDS encoding alpha/beta hydrolase family protein, whose protein sequence is MTSRPLPSFVLPVARAVGSRRRRHERERRARWAHAATLGLTGAAGAFALSAGALTVGARVMARLPLVPVGRQRSDATVRAVYRDRVHLDATAETRRPGYLAIRQAGGAVHVRLGAVLGSPTPTSVARVLLAQDTPRPQDRLELGPAGTNGYYWAGDPATAHGLDFEDVVVDSPVGAMPAWQVTPRGEGDGSGTWAVLVHGHGATRGETLRVMPLLSELGLTALAITYRNDAGAAESADRMHHLGADEWEDAEAAIVHALAHGARRVVLVGWSMGGGIALRTSVLSAHRDAIAAVVLDSPAVDWQDILDYHAKALRAPRPMRRLALWMMRSRWGARAVRLREPIALAQMRPAFYGEHLRHRTLLLHAMEDRTVPPGPSAELAGLRPDLVQYVPFPEASHTREWNTDSERYERVLTRFLTDVLGLAVDPDAMALPVRDPASPPQERSSGLRL, encoded by the coding sequence ATGACGTCTCGCCCCCTCCCGTCGTTCGTCCTGCCGGTCGCCCGGGCGGTGGGATCGCGACGGCGGCGGCATGAGCGCGAGCGCCGTGCCCGCTGGGCGCACGCCGCGACGCTCGGCCTGACGGGCGCCGCCGGGGCGTTCGCGCTCAGCGCGGGCGCGCTCACGGTGGGCGCCCGCGTCATGGCGCGCCTGCCGCTCGTCCCGGTCGGCCGCCAGCGCTCGGACGCGACCGTGCGGGCCGTGTACCGCGACCGCGTCCACCTCGACGCGACCGCCGAGACCCGACGCCCGGGCTATCTCGCGATCCGGCAGGCGGGAGGGGCGGTCCACGTGCGCCTGGGCGCCGTGCTGGGCTCTCCCACCCCGACGAGCGTCGCACGTGTCCTGCTGGCCCAGGACACGCCGCGCCCCCAGGACCGGCTCGAGCTCGGGCCCGCCGGCACCAACGGGTACTACTGGGCCGGCGACCCCGCCACCGCCCACGGCCTCGACTTCGAGGACGTCGTGGTCGACTCGCCGGTCGGGGCGATGCCCGCCTGGCAGGTCACGCCGCGGGGCGAGGGCGACGGATCCGGCACGTGGGCGGTGCTCGTCCACGGCCACGGGGCCACGCGCGGGGAGACGCTGCGCGTCATGCCGCTGCTCTCCGAGCTCGGCCTCACCGCGCTCGCCATCACCTACCGCAACGACGCGGGAGCGGCCGAGTCCGCCGACCGGATGCATCATCTCGGCGCCGACGAGTGGGAGGACGCGGAGGCCGCGATCGTGCACGCCCTCGCCCACGGCGCCCGCCGGGTCGTGCTCGTCGGCTGGTCGATGGGGGGCGGGATCGCGCTGCGCACGTCCGTGCTCTCGGCGCACCGCGACGCGATCGCCGCCGTCGTCCTCGACTCGCCCGCCGTGGACTGGCAGGACATCCTCGACTACCACGCGAAGGCGCTGCGGGCGCCGCGGCCGATGCGCCGCCTGGCGCTGTGGATGATGCGCTCGCGCTGGGGCGCACGGGCGGTGCGGCTGCGCGAGCCGATCGCGCTCGCGCAGATGCGCCCCGCCTTCTACGGCGAGCACCTGCGCCATCGCACCCTGCTCCTGCACGCGATGGAGGACCGGACGGTGCCGCCCGGGCCGAGCGCCGAGCTCGCGGGGCTGAGGCCCGACCTCGTGCAGTACGTGCCCTTCCCCGAGGCCTCCCACACGCGCGAGTGGAACACGGACTCCGAGCGGTACGAGCGGGTGCTGACCCGCTTCCTGACGGACGTGCTCGGCCTGGCCGTCGATCCCGACGCCATGGCCCTGCCCGTGCGCGATCCGGCGTCTCCGCCTCAGGAGCGCTCGTCGGGCCTGCGGCTGTAG
- the msrB gene encoding peptide-methionine (R)-S-oxide reductase MsrB, whose product MSSKPIGSGSYPIALTPEQWRERLGRDEYQVLREGGTERPFTGEYEEVRPAGTYVCRACGAELFTAAEQFDAHCGWPAFWAPADSDAVELLEDTSLGMRRIEVRCANCGSHLGHVFEGEGFATPTDQRYCINSVSLRHEA is encoded by the coding sequence ATGTCGTCCAAGCCCATCGGAAGCGGTTCCTACCCCATCGCGCTCACGCCCGAGCAGTGGCGCGAGCGCCTGGGTCGCGACGAGTACCAGGTGCTGCGCGAGGGCGGCACCGAGCGTCCCTTCACGGGCGAGTACGAGGAGGTGCGCCCCGCGGGCACCTACGTGTGCCGCGCGTGCGGCGCGGAGCTGTTCACCGCGGCAGAGCAGTTCGACGCGCACTGCGGATGGCCTGCGTTCTGGGCTCCCGCCGACAGCGACGCCGTCGAGCTGCTCGAGGACACCTCGCTGGGCATGCGCCGGATCGAGGTGCGCTGCGCGAACTGCGGCTCGCACCTGGGCCACGTGTTCGAGGGCGAGGGCTTCGCGACCCCGACCGACCAGCGCTACTGCATCAACTCCGTCTCCCTGCGCCACGAGGCCTGA
- a CDS encoding DUF3000 domain-containing protein, whose translation MSVHRLTPSDHGFGRAIAAMTATPLRPEVELTEIPAPSRMAPHTWAASGEVLMHDEELASGRLVVLFDPDGNEGWQGRWRMVALVQAQLEPEFAIESMLGDVAWSWVTESLELADASAHELGCTATRVVSQSYGALASRPSTVDVEMRVSWTPDEDEAEAADDPHGTVLLAPHLVAWSSMLAAAGGLPPSPAPVAPITPSHRARSPRPGDEA comes from the coding sequence GTGTCCGTTCACCGCCTCACGCCTTCCGACCACGGCTTCGGCCGGGCGATCGCCGCGATGACCGCGACGCCGCTGCGACCGGAGGTCGAGCTCACGGAGATCCCCGCTCCCTCCCGGATGGCGCCCCACACCTGGGCGGCCTCGGGAGAGGTGCTCATGCACGACGAGGAGCTCGCGAGCGGACGCCTGGTCGTGCTCTTCGACCCCGACGGCAACGAGGGATGGCAGGGGCGATGGCGCATGGTCGCCCTCGTCCAGGCGCAGCTCGAGCCCGAGTTCGCGATCGAGTCGATGCTCGGCGACGTCGCGTGGTCCTGGGTGACGGAGTCCCTCGAGCTCGCCGACGCGTCGGCCCACGAGCTCGGCTGCACCGCCACCCGGGTCGTCTCCCAGAGCTACGGCGCCCTCGCCTCGCGGCCCTCGACGGTCGACGTCGAGATGCGGGTGTCCTGGACGCCCGACGAGGACGAGGCCGAGGCGGCCGACGATCCGCACGGCACCGTGCTGCTCGCGCCCCATCTGGTCGCGTGGTCGAGCATGCTCGCCGCGGCGGGCGGTCTGCCGCCCTCCCCCGCCCCCGTCGCACCCATCACCCCGAGCCACCGAGCTCGCTCCCCCCGCCCCGGGGACGAGGCATGA
- a CDS encoding ribonuclease D, with protein MNETKTMDAPHPARSTATGPDATAPGSGAPEPPRLTGPRDGLPEVIDRIQPLLAWCEAAAEVADEPVAVDVERASSYRYSQKAYLVQLRTEAAGTALIDPTAFTLPATLRETLADREWVLHAATQDLPSLTELDLTPHRLFDTELAARLLGMPRVGLGTVVEDTVGLRLAKEHSAADWSKRPLPQPWLVYAALDVEVLVEVRDVLAERLRTDGKAEWARQEFAHLVERGVPERPAEPWRSLHGIGVLRHPRQLAAARAMWERRDEVARREDLSPHRVLRDRDLVAAAKASIQSKAAFDAALPAPLRRKDTWWQVARSGLELPSAHQPSRPEPGYPPAHKMWSKKHPEVWERYGRVRDAVSHRAEDLHVPTENLLTPSLLRRYVWEHEHPHGGAAGVREDLEALGARPWQADLTAPVIEKSL; from the coding sequence ATGAACGAGACGAAGACCATGGACGCACCGCATCCCGCACGATCCACCGCCACCGGCCCCGACGCGACCGCTCCCGGCTCGGGCGCGCCCGAGCCGCCCCGGCTGACCGGGCCGCGCGACGGCCTGCCCGAGGTGATCGACCGGATCCAGCCGCTCCTGGCCTGGTGCGAGGCGGCCGCCGAGGTGGCCGACGAGCCCGTCGCCGTCGACGTCGAGCGCGCCTCGAGCTACCGCTACAGCCAGAAGGCCTATCTCGTCCAGCTGCGCACCGAGGCGGCCGGGACCGCCCTCATCGACCCGACCGCCTTCACCCTTCCGGCCACCCTGCGCGAGACCCTCGCCGATCGCGAGTGGGTCCTGCACGCCGCGACCCAGGACCTGCCGAGCCTCACCGAGCTCGACCTCACGCCGCATCGCCTGTTCGACACCGAGCTCGCCGCGCGCCTGCTCGGCATGCCCCGCGTCGGGCTGGGCACGGTCGTCGAGGACACCGTCGGGCTGCGGCTGGCCAAGGAGCACTCCGCGGCCGACTGGTCCAAGCGCCCCCTGCCCCAGCCGTGGCTCGTCTACGCGGCCCTCGACGTCGAGGTGCTCGTCGAGGTCCGCGACGTGCTGGCCGAGCGGCTCCGCACCGACGGCAAGGCCGAGTGGGCGCGCCAGGAGTTCGCCCACCTCGTCGAGCGCGGCGTGCCCGAGCGGCCCGCCGAGCCCTGGCGCTCCCTGCACGGGATCGGCGTGCTGCGCCATCCCCGCCAGCTCGCGGCGGCCCGCGCGATGTGGGAGCGGCGCGACGAGGTCGCGCGGCGCGAGGACCTCTCCCCTCACCGCGTGCTGCGCGACCGCGACCTGGTGGCCGCGGCCAAGGCCTCGATCCAGTCGAAGGCCGCGTTCGACGCGGCCCTGCCCGCTCCGCTGCGGCGCAAGGACACGTGGTGGCAAGTGGCCCGCTCGGGGCTCGAGCTGCCGTCGGCGCATCAGCCCTCCCGCCCCGAGCCCGGCTACCCGCCCGCTCACAAGATGTGGTCGAAGAAGCATCCCGAGGTGTGGGAGCGCTACGGCCGGGTGCGGGACGCCGTCAGCCACCGGGCCGAGGATCTCCACGTTCCCACCGAGAACCTGCTCACCCCGTCCCTCCTGCGCCGGTACGTGTGGGAGCACGAGCACCCGCACGGCGGCGCCGCGGGCGTGCGCGAGGACCTCGAGGCGCTCGGCGCCCGGCCCTGGCAGGCCGACCTCACGGCGCCCGTCATCGAGAAGAGCCTCTGA
- a CDS encoding ABC transporter substrate-binding protein: MTPTTPASDRRTTTAPLGRRSLLTGLGLLPLGALAACSDGGTDEASDAGGSDAGGASGTRTVTDAFGTEVEIPARAEKVVVLHYAATQAAMDLGLTPIGTGPAGQGGGGDEEEWVPAELWAELKDVPVVVSQQEPQIEKIAELEPDLILAPNTTEDDVRQQLEQIAPVYAFLLRGGQRKDWEGRVKGVSEALGREDEYTALAADWKQELDDAATAYADVAQGLVVGVVASYEEGNMYAWGEGNMQGTLLLPLGVTWSAQENAAVEGEKEPEKTVSNERVLDVVGDAQLVFYDSTLSGSTTAFTTALRESPLYRQLPAVAAGHEYPFGKNTIAGYSDARASLAKITAAFDAYRGA; this comes from the coding sequence ATGACCCCCACCACCCCTGCCTCCGACCGGCGGACGACCACGGCGCCGCTCGGCCGCCGCTCCCTGCTGACGGGTCTCGGCCTGCTCCCCCTCGGCGCCCTCGCGGCGTGCTCGGACGGCGGCACGGACGAGGCGTCCGACGCGGGCGGCTCGGACGCGGGCGGCGCGAGCGGCACCCGCACCGTGACCGACGCCTTCGGGACCGAGGTCGAGATCCCCGCCCGCGCCGAGAAGGTCGTGGTCCTCCACTACGCCGCGACACAGGCGGCCATGGACCTCGGTCTCACCCCGATCGGCACCGGCCCCGCGGGCCAGGGCGGCGGGGGCGACGAGGAGGAGTGGGTCCCCGCCGAGCTGTGGGCCGAGCTCAAGGACGTGCCCGTCGTGGTCTCCCAGCAGGAGCCCCAGATCGAGAAGATCGCCGAGCTCGAGCCGGACCTGATCCTCGCGCCCAACACGACCGAGGACGACGTGCGCCAGCAGCTCGAGCAGATCGCCCCCGTGTACGCCTTCCTGCTGCGCGGCGGTCAGCGCAAGGACTGGGAGGGCCGCGTCAAGGGCGTGAGCGAGGCCCTCGGCCGTGAGGACGAGTACACGGCGCTCGCGGCGGACTGGAAGCAGGAGCTCGACGACGCCGCGACCGCGTACGCGGACGTCGCGCAGGGGCTCGTGGTCGGCGTGGTCGCCTCCTACGAGGAGGGCAACATGTACGCGTGGGGCGAGGGGAACATGCAGGGCACGCTCCTGCTGCCGCTCGGCGTCACCTGGTCCGCCCAGGAGAACGCCGCGGTCGAGGGCGAGAAGGAGCCCGAGAAGACGGTCTCGAACGAGCGCGTGCTCGACGTCGTCGGCGACGCCCAGCTGGTGTTCTACGACTCGACCCTGTCGGGCTCGACGACCGCCTTCACGACGGCGCTGCGCGAGTCGCCGCTGTACCGGCAGCTGCCGGCCGTCGCCGCGGGCCACGAGTACCCCTTCGGCAAGAACACGATCGCGGGCTACTCCGACGCCCGTGCCTCCCTCGCGAAGATCACGGCGGCCTTCGACGCCTACCGCGGCGCCTGA